In a single window of the Euwallacea fornicatus isolate EFF26 chromosome 5, ASM4011564v1, whole genome shotgun sequence genome:
- the LOC136339336 gene encoding fumarate hydratase, mitochondrial-like isoform X2 has translation MADFRIEKDTFGEVKVPSNKYYGAQTVRSTINFAIGGEFERMPYPIITAMGILKKAAAEVNKDYGLDPKISETISKACDEVISGKLYCDHFPLVIWQTGSGTQTNMNTNEVISNRAIEILGGTLGSKTPVHPNDHVNKSQSSNDTFPTAMHIAVAMEIEHTLMPGLKMLTASLNKKANEFSEIIKIGRTHTQDAVPLSLGQEFSGYVTQASFGIERVKATLPRLYMLALGGTAVGTGLNTRKGFAEKCAAKISELTGLPFITAPNKFEALASHDALVEVSGALNVLACSLMKIANDIRFLASGPRCGLGELILPENEPGSSIMPGKVNPTQCEAVTMVAAQVMGNHVATTIGGSNGHFELNVFKPMMAANVLRSIRLIGDCTKSFTEHCIDGIQADKNRIDKLLHESLMLVTALNPHIGYDKAAQIAKTAHKENSTLKATAIKLGILTEKQFDEWVKPEEMLGPK, from the exons ATG GCAGATTTTAGGATTGAAAAAGATACATTTGGCGAAGTAAAAGTACCTTCAAACAAGTACTATGGAGCCCAAACAGTTCGATCCACCATTAATTTTGCTATTGGAGGGGAATTTGAGAGGATGCCG TACCCCATTATTACTGCAATgggaatattgaaaaaagcTGCAGCTGAAGTTAACAAAGACTATGGATTGGACCCTAAAATATCAGAAACAATTTCAAAGGCTTGCGATGAAGTGATTTCAGGGAAATTATATTGTGATCATTTCCCTTTGGTTATTTGGCAGACTGGTTCTGGCACTCAAACAAATATGAACACAAATGAG GTGATCAGTAATAGGGCAATAGAAATTTTAGGAGGCACGTTAGGTTCAAAGACACCAGTGCATCCCAATGACCATGTCAACAAGAGTCAAAGCAGCAATGACACATTCCCCACTGCAATGCATATTGCCGTCGCAATGGAAATCGAACACACCCTAATGCCTG gaCTGAAGATGCTCACTGCTTCTCTAAACAAAAAAGCAAacgaattttctgaaataattaaaataggtCGCACACATACCCAAGACGCGGTACCTTTGAGCTTAGGCCAGGAATTTAGCGGATATGTTACTCAAGCCTCTTTTGGAATCGAAAG AGTAAAAGCGACTCTCCCGCGCCTTTACATGTTAGCTTTAGGTGGCACGGCCGTAGGCACTGGATTGAATACGAGAAAAGGATTTGCAGAAAAATGCGCGGCTAAAATCTCAGAACTTACCGGTTTACCATTCATAACCGCCCCAAATAAATTTGAGGCCTTAGCAAGTCATGATGCTTTAGTTGAAGTGTCGGGAGCTCTTAATGTCCTAGCGTGCTCCCTCATGAAGATCGCCAATGATATTAG ATTTTTGGCATCAGGGCCGCGTTGCGGTCTTGGCGAACTAATTCTCCCAGAAAACGAACCGGGCAGCTCCATAATGCCTGGAAAAGTAAATCCTACTCAATGTGAAGCAGTCACTATGGTTGCAGCTCAAGTTATGGGAAATCACGTAGCCACTACCATTGGCGGATCCAACGGCCACTTTGaattaaacgtttttaaacCTATGATGGCCGCGAATGTCCTAAGATCAATCCGCTTGATTGGGGATTGCACCAAGAGCTTCACCGAGCATTGTATCGATGGAATTCAGGCCGATAAAAACAGGATTGACAAGTTGTTGCACGAGAGTTTGATGTTAGTGACAGCTCTGAATCCTCACATTGGCTATGACAAAGCGGCGCAAATTGCCAAGACTGCCCATAAAGAGAATTCTACTCTTAAAGCTACTGCGATTAAG
- the LOC136339334 gene encoding sodium/potassium/calcium exchanger 4-like isoform X2 codes for MGISLRTKNTQIALILRITSVLFISCAYLIVALLSVGNRKAPFDVTIPLGNGHNYHSRHLLAVDLNATLSSSNETTIHTTLRTSIPLDSLRSNSTTFRNCTPAAINEFPPDGFTREERKHGWVIIHVTLACYLFIFLAIVCEDYFIPCIKKLCDVLHLKEDIAGATFMATASSSAEIFINSVGTFITQGDLGVGTIVGSAVFNILAVPACCGFFASVVLNLEWYPITRDSLVYACSVILLIAFLQDGKIYYYEALILVLFYAFYLITMLFNESICAYFHKVAAKVNLRGYYKEISTENHPLLFNSSGKVNHYNSDIEEILSSDVTLRDIEEVEESVNIWQFPDKNCSKKQKFWWTITWPISFVLYMTTPTTKNYPKMYIITFIMCVIWIGGVSYIVTWLITIIGLTFLAAGSSVPEAVSSVIVSNQGHGSMGISSSIGSNTFDILLCLGVPWFIKSAYYPKVKGEHWIIINSQGINYSAFCLLTTLVLLYTLIYFNRFKLDRKISFACLIMYVAFLVFASLMELNVFFPVNLLICDR; via the exons ATGGGAATATCGTTACGGACTAAGAACACGCAAATAGCTCTAATTTTAAGAATTACTTCTGTATTATTTATCAGTTGTGCTTACTTGATTGTTGCATTGCTCTCCGTTGGCAATAGGAAAGCTCCATTCGATGTTACAATACCTTTGG GAAATGGACATAATTACCATTCTCGACACTTACTAGCAGTAGACTTAAACGCAACTCTTTCAAGTAGCAATGAGACTACAATTCATACCACTCTTCGCACCTCAATTCCATTGGATTCTTTGCGTAGCAATTCGACGACTTTCCGAAACTGTACCCCCGCAGCTATAAACGAATTTCCCCCCGATGGCTTCACAAGGGAGGAACGGAAGCATGGATGGGTGATAATACATGTCACATTAGCTtgctatttatttatatttttagcaaTTGTTTGTGAGGATTATTTCATAccttgcattaaaaaattgtgtgaTG tCCTGCATCTAAAGGAAGATATAGCAGGAGCTACCTTCATGGCAACAGCAAGTTCAAGTGCGGAAATCTTCATCAATAGTGTTGGTACTTTTATTACTCAAGGAGACCTAGGAGTAGGTACTATCGTTGGCTCTGCGGTGTTTAATATTCTGGCAGTTCCGGCCTGCTGTGGTTTCTTCGCCAGTGTT GTCTTAAATCTAGAGTGGTACCCAATTACTCGGGACAGCTTGGTGTATGCGTGCTCAGTTATTCTACTTATAGCATTTTTGCAAGATGGCAAAATCTACTATTACGAAGCACTGATTTTAGTTCTGTTTTATGCATTTTACTTGATAA CCATGCTATTCAACGAGAGCATATGTGCATATTTTCACAAAGTGGCAGCCAAAGTAAATCTGAGGGGgtattataaagaaatatcgACTGAAAATCATCCTTTGCTGTTTAATTCTAGCGGAAAAGTGAACCATTACAATAGTgatattgaagaaattctGAGTTCTGATGTCACTCTCcgagatattgaagaagtAG AGGAGTCCGTGAATATTTGGCAATTTCCTGACAAGAATTGCAGCAAGAAACAAAAGTTCTGGTGGACGATTACATGGCccatttcttttgttttatacATGACCACGCCCACTACAAAAAACTACCCAAAAATGTACATTATTACCTTTATAATGTGCGTGATTTGGATTGGAGGTGTGTCCTATATTGTAACATGGTTAATTACCATAATAg GTCTAACTTTCCTCGCTGCTGGAAGTAGTGTACCTGAAGCCGTATCAAGTGTTATAGTGAGCAACCAAG GACATGGTTCGATGGGTATAAGTAGTTCCATTGGTTCAAACACATTTGATATACTACTCTGTCTTGGTGTACCGTGGTTTATTAAATCGGCATACTACCCTAAAGTAAAGGGAGAGCATTGGATCATTATAAATTCACAAGGAATTAACTACAGCGCTTTCTGTTTGCTGACTACTCTGGTGTTATTATATACGTTAATATACTTTAACCGGTTCAA attggatcgaaaaatAAGTTTTGCCTGCCTAATTATGTATGTAGCATTCCTAGTTTTTGCCTCATTAATGGAGCTAAACGTGTTCTTCCCTGTCAACCTTCTAATATGCGATAGATGA
- the LOC136339334 gene encoding sodium/potassium/calcium exchanger 5-like isoform X1 — translation MGISLRTKNTQIALILRITSVLFISCAYLIVALLSVGNRKAPFDVTIPLGNGHNYHSRHLLAVDLNATLSSSNETTIHTTLRTSIPLDSLRSNSTTFRNCTPAAINEFPPDGFTREERKHGWVIIHVTLACYLFIFLAIVCEDYFIPCIKKLCDVLHLKEDIAGATFMATASSSAEIFINSVGTFITQGDLGVGTIVGSAVFNILAVPACCGFFASVVLNLEWYPITRDSLVYACSVILLIAFLQDGKIYYYEALILVLFYAFYLITMLFNESICAYFHKVAAKVNLRGYYKEISTENHPLLFNSSGKVNHYNSDIEEILSSDVTLRDIEEVEESVNIWQFPDKNCSKKQKFWWTITWPISFVLYMTTPTTKNYPKMYIITFIMCVIWIGGVSYIVTWLITIIGDTLEIPDSVIGLTFLAAGSSVPEAVSSVIVSNQGHGSMGISSSIGSNTFDILLCLGVPWFIKSAYYPKVKGEHWIIINSQGINYSAFCLLTTLVLLYTLIYFNRFKLDRKISFACLIMYVAFLVFASLMELNVFFPVNLLICDR, via the exons ATGGGAATATCGTTACGGACTAAGAACACGCAAATAGCTCTAATTTTAAGAATTACTTCTGTATTATTTATCAGTTGTGCTTACTTGATTGTTGCATTGCTCTCCGTTGGCAATAGGAAAGCTCCATTCGATGTTACAATACCTTTGG GAAATGGACATAATTACCATTCTCGACACTTACTAGCAGTAGACTTAAACGCAACTCTTTCAAGTAGCAATGAGACTACAATTCATACCACTCTTCGCACCTCAATTCCATTGGATTCTTTGCGTAGCAATTCGACGACTTTCCGAAACTGTACCCCCGCAGCTATAAACGAATTTCCCCCCGATGGCTTCACAAGGGAGGAACGGAAGCATGGATGGGTGATAATACATGTCACATTAGCTtgctatttatttatatttttagcaaTTGTTTGTGAGGATTATTTCATAccttgcattaaaaaattgtgtgaTG tCCTGCATCTAAAGGAAGATATAGCAGGAGCTACCTTCATGGCAACAGCAAGTTCAAGTGCGGAAATCTTCATCAATAGTGTTGGTACTTTTATTACTCAAGGAGACCTAGGAGTAGGTACTATCGTTGGCTCTGCGGTGTTTAATATTCTGGCAGTTCCGGCCTGCTGTGGTTTCTTCGCCAGTGTT GTCTTAAATCTAGAGTGGTACCCAATTACTCGGGACAGCTTGGTGTATGCGTGCTCAGTTATTCTACTTATAGCATTTTTGCAAGATGGCAAAATCTACTATTACGAAGCACTGATTTTAGTTCTGTTTTATGCATTTTACTTGATAA CCATGCTATTCAACGAGAGCATATGTGCATATTTTCACAAAGTGGCAGCCAAAGTAAATCTGAGGGGgtattataaagaaatatcgACTGAAAATCATCCTTTGCTGTTTAATTCTAGCGGAAAAGTGAACCATTACAATAGTgatattgaagaaattctGAGTTCTGATGTCACTCTCcgagatattgaagaagtAG AGGAGTCCGTGAATATTTGGCAATTTCCTGACAAGAATTGCAGCAAGAAACAAAAGTTCTGGTGGACGATTACATGGCccatttcttttgttttatacATGACCACGCCCACTACAAAAAACTACCCAAAAATGTACATTATTACCTTTATAATGTGCGTGATTTGGATTGGAGGTGTGTCCTATATTGTAACATGGTTAATTACCATAATAg GAGATACTTTAGAAATTCCTGATTCGGTTATAGGTCTAACTTTCCTCGCTGCTGGAAGTAGTGTACCTGAAGCCGTATCAAGTGTTATAGTGAGCAACCAAG GACATGGTTCGATGGGTATAAGTAGTTCCATTGGTTCAAACACATTTGATATACTACTCTGTCTTGGTGTACCGTGGTTTATTAAATCGGCATACTACCCTAAAGTAAAGGGAGAGCATTGGATCATTATAAATTCACAAGGAATTAACTACAGCGCTTTCTGTTTGCTGACTACTCTGGTGTTATTATATACGTTAATATACTTTAACCGGTTCAA attggatcgaaaaatAAGTTTTGCCTGCCTAATTATGTATGTAGCATTCCTAGTTTTTGCCTCATTAATGGAGCTAAACGTGTTCTTCCCTGTCAACCTTCTAATATGCGATAGATGA
- the LOC136339336 gene encoding fumarate hydratase, mitochondrial-like isoform X1 produces MTFSRFLGSRASTGVKVLLQSRQEPLIFKATMADFRIEKDTFGEVKVPSNKYYGAQTVRSTINFAIGGEFERMPYPIITAMGILKKAAAEVNKDYGLDPKISETISKACDEVISGKLYCDHFPLVIWQTGSGTQTNMNTNEVISNRAIEILGGTLGSKTPVHPNDHVNKSQSSNDTFPTAMHIAVAMEIEHTLMPGLKMLTASLNKKANEFSEIIKIGRTHTQDAVPLSLGQEFSGYVTQASFGIERVKATLPRLYMLALGGTAVGTGLNTRKGFAEKCAAKISELTGLPFITAPNKFEALASHDALVEVSGALNVLACSLMKIANDIRFLASGPRCGLGELILPENEPGSSIMPGKVNPTQCEAVTMVAAQVMGNHVATTIGGSNGHFELNVFKPMMAANVLRSIRLIGDCTKSFTEHCIDGIQADKNRIDKLLHESLMLVTALNPHIGYDKAAQIAKTAHKENSTLKATAIKLGILTEKQFDEWVKPEEMLGPK; encoded by the exons ATGACTTTCTCTAGATTTCTAGGCAGTCGCGCATCGACAGGCGTAAAGGTTTTACTGCAATCTCGCCAAGAACCCTTAATTTTCAAAGCAACCATG GCAGATTTTAGGATTGAAAAAGATACATTTGGCGAAGTAAAAGTACCTTCAAACAAGTACTATGGAGCCCAAACAGTTCGATCCACCATTAATTTTGCTATTGGAGGGGAATTTGAGAGGATGCCG TACCCCATTATTACTGCAATgggaatattgaaaaaagcTGCAGCTGAAGTTAACAAAGACTATGGATTGGACCCTAAAATATCAGAAACAATTTCAAAGGCTTGCGATGAAGTGATTTCAGGGAAATTATATTGTGATCATTTCCCTTTGGTTATTTGGCAGACTGGTTCTGGCACTCAAACAAATATGAACACAAATGAG GTGATCAGTAATAGGGCAATAGAAATTTTAGGAGGCACGTTAGGTTCAAAGACACCAGTGCATCCCAATGACCATGTCAACAAGAGTCAAAGCAGCAATGACACATTCCCCACTGCAATGCATATTGCCGTCGCAATGGAAATCGAACACACCCTAATGCCTG gaCTGAAGATGCTCACTGCTTCTCTAAACAAAAAAGCAAacgaattttctgaaataattaaaataggtCGCACACATACCCAAGACGCGGTACCTTTGAGCTTAGGCCAGGAATTTAGCGGATATGTTACTCAAGCCTCTTTTGGAATCGAAAG AGTAAAAGCGACTCTCCCGCGCCTTTACATGTTAGCTTTAGGTGGCACGGCCGTAGGCACTGGATTGAATACGAGAAAAGGATTTGCAGAAAAATGCGCGGCTAAAATCTCAGAACTTACCGGTTTACCATTCATAACCGCCCCAAATAAATTTGAGGCCTTAGCAAGTCATGATGCTTTAGTTGAAGTGTCGGGAGCTCTTAATGTCCTAGCGTGCTCCCTCATGAAGATCGCCAATGATATTAG ATTTTTGGCATCAGGGCCGCGTTGCGGTCTTGGCGAACTAATTCTCCCAGAAAACGAACCGGGCAGCTCCATAATGCCTGGAAAAGTAAATCCTACTCAATGTGAAGCAGTCACTATGGTTGCAGCTCAAGTTATGGGAAATCACGTAGCCACTACCATTGGCGGATCCAACGGCCACTTTGaattaaacgtttttaaacCTATGATGGCCGCGAATGTCCTAAGATCAATCCGCTTGATTGGGGATTGCACCAAGAGCTTCACCGAGCATTGTATCGATGGAATTCAGGCCGATAAAAACAGGATTGACAAGTTGTTGCACGAGAGTTTGATGTTAGTGACAGCTCTGAATCCTCACATTGGCTATGACAAAGCGGCGCAAATTGCCAAGACTGCCCATAAAGAGAATTCTACTCTTAAAGCTACTGCGATTAAG